In Collimonas arenae, a single genomic region encodes these proteins:
- a CDS encoding VOC family protein, giving the protein MLHHISLGVRDLAHASAFYDAALSALGFRRVFEDETAVGYGLIDGQDLLCLKLHPDAAPPGPGFHLAFSASSRSAVDVFHAAALRAGGFDNGAPGLRPEYGDNYYAAFLVDPDGHRIEAVININES; this is encoded by the coding sequence ATGCTTCATCATATTTCACTGGGCGTTCGCGATCTTGCGCATGCAAGCGCATTCTATGACGCAGCCCTTAGCGCGCTGGGTTTCCGCCGCGTGTTCGAGGATGAGACCGCTGTAGGTTATGGCCTGATCGATGGCCAGGATCTGCTTTGCCTCAAGCTTCACCCAGATGCTGCGCCTCCAGGGCCAGGCTTTCACCTGGCGTTTTCCGCGTCGTCACGCTCCGCCGTCGATGTTTTTCATGCTGCTGCATTGCGGGCTGGCGGGTTTGATAACGGTGCGCCCGGTTTGCGCCCGGAATATGGCGACAACTACTATGCGGCTTTCCTGGTGGATCCGGATGGCCATAGGATCGAGGCGGTTATCAATATCAACGAAAGCTAG
- a CDS encoding GNAT family N-acetyltransferase gives MQKEYHIRPALETDGPILCAAEQRIAAIPGRLVSHPDELRVAAFAERIRLLDEIGCYLVAEKDGVIVGHAVLEPVGSRKALAHVFTLASMVVHPGSQGQGVGTALMQELMRWAQQRPHVERIELRVREQNTVARQLYEKFGFVLEGRFDKRVKLADGSYLVDLMMAWLASGTASASTQAST, from the coding sequence ATGCAAAAGGAATACCACATCCGTCCTGCGTTGGAAACCGATGGTCCTATTTTGTGCGCGGCGGAACAGCGCATCGCCGCGATCCCCGGCCGCCTCGTTTCACATCCCGATGAATTGAGAGTTGCCGCATTTGCCGAAAGAATACGCTTGCTCGACGAAATCGGCTGTTATCTGGTGGCAGAAAAAGACGGCGTCATAGTTGGCCACGCGGTGCTGGAACCAGTCGGCTCGCGTAAGGCGCTGGCGCATGTCTTCACGCTCGCCAGCATGGTGGTTCACCCAGGCTCCCAAGGCCAGGGAGTCGGAACCGCGTTGATGCAGGAACTGATGCGATGGGCGCAACAACGGCCGCATGTAGAAAGAATCGAACTGCGCGTACGCGAGCAGAATACGGTGGCCAGGCAGCTATATGAAAAATTCGGCTTTGTGCTCGAAGGCCGCTTCGACAAGCGCGTCAAGCTGGCGGACGGCAGCTATCTGGTCGACCTGATGATGGCCTGGCTGGCGTCAGGGACAGCGTCGGCATCAACACAAGCATCAACGTAA
- a CDS encoding acetyltransferase, with amino-acid sequence MISIRPSRPSDFPRTFDIWHSAVKATHDFLSEADFRALAVIVRDRYLPEAELWIATNDQDQAMGFMGITEKNIDTLFVHAEGRGAGFGKALIQHAISLQPELTVDVNEQNSAARGFYLHMGFVQMGRSDLDSEGRPYPLLHLRSSASKNY; translated from the coding sequence GTGATATCCATCCGCCCGTCCCGACCAAGCGATTTCCCGCGTACCTTCGACATCTGGCATAGCGCCGTCAAAGCTACGCACGACTTTCTTTCTGAGGCAGATTTTCGGGCACTGGCCGTCATTGTCAGAGACAGATATCTTCCCGAGGCCGAGCTCTGGATTGCTACGAACGACCAAGATCAGGCTATGGGTTTTATGGGAATAACAGAAAAGAATATCGATACATTATTTGTTCACGCCGAAGGACGCGGAGCGGGGTTTGGAAAGGCGCTAATACAACATGCTATTTCTCTGCAACCGGAACTGACCGTCGATGTCAATGAACAAAACAGTGCGGCACGCGGTTTCTATCTGCACATGGGTTTTGTTCAGATGGGCCGGTCGGACCTTGACAGCGAAGGCCGCCCCTATCCGTTGTTGCATCTTCGCAGCTCTGCGTCAAAGAATTATTGA
- a CDS encoding Lrp/AsnC family transcriptional regulator — protein sequence MREKLDEVDHKILALLMDDARLSMATVAKRVGIARTTAIARLAAMEKKGVIAGYGVRLDLELYQPAVRAYVGISIDSRNAPLLVQQLQKMSQVETLCAVSGVIDYMLTLRCQSTDELDRLLDQIGTMEGVRHTSTSIILSKRIDRGPI from the coding sequence ATGAGAGAGAAACTCGACGAAGTCGATCATAAAATCCTGGCCTTGCTGATGGACGATGCGCGGCTTTCCATGGCCACAGTCGCCAAGCGCGTCGGCATCGCCCGCACTACGGCGATAGCACGTCTGGCGGCGATGGAAAAGAAGGGCGTGATTGCCGGTTACGGCGTGCGTCTGGACCTTGAGCTGTATCAGCCGGCGGTGCGCGCTTATGTCGGCATCTCGATTGATTCCCGCAATGCACCACTTTTGGTGCAACAGTTGCAGAAAATGTCGCAGGTGGAGACCTTATGCGCGGTCAGCGGCGTGATCGACTATATGCTGACCTTGCGCTGCCAGTCGACCGATGAACTGGATCGCTTGCTGGACCAGATCGGCACCATGGAAGGCGTGCGGCATACTTCGACCTCGATCATTCTCAGTAAGCGGATCGATCGCGGGCCGATTTGA
- a CDS encoding permease — protein sequence MNTLSSPSPARGWSFWWKPALFVLVAVVGLYYVKWSPYYLKSFVAADKHSIGASILNDSPGAPLTAALSYSKVYFLAIWKAAVLGVILGSLLQVLIPRDWLLRLFGGSSFGSVLRGGLFALPGMMCTCCAAPLAAGMRRQQVSVGAALAFWIANPVLNPATLLFMGFVLGWGFVALRLVSGVVLVLGVSMIAQRISRPEQVPEAALDAVAAASVTDQTDFLTRWTRTLWQLFWSTIPVYVLAVLVLGAARVWLFPHVDGTMGNGLLWLVPMAIVGMLFVIPTAAEIPIVQTMLSLGMGMAPAVALLMTLPSVSLPSLLMLRKDFDGKVLVVVALLTVLVGVVSGLVGAAVL from the coding sequence ATGAACACTCTTTCTTCTCCATCACCCGCAAGAGGCTGGTCGTTCTGGTGGAAGCCGGCCTTGTTTGTACTGGTCGCTGTTGTCGGCCTGTATTACGTCAAATGGTCGCCGTACTATTTAAAGTCTTTTGTCGCCGCCGATAAGCACAGTATAGGTGCCTCGATTCTTAACGATAGTCCCGGCGCGCCGCTCACTGCCGCGCTGAGCTACTCCAAAGTATATTTCCTGGCGATATGGAAAGCTGCGGTGCTGGGCGTGATCCTGGGTTCACTGCTGCAAGTGCTGATCCCGCGCGACTGGCTGCTGCGCCTGTTCGGCGGCAGTAGCTTCGGTTCGGTCTTGCGCGGCGGCCTGTTTGCCTTGCCCGGAATGATGTGCACCTGCTGCGCCGCGCCGCTAGCCGCCGGCATGCGGCGCCAGCAGGTTTCGGTAGGCGCCGCGCTGGCCTTCTGGATCGCCAATCCGGTGCTGAACCCGGCGACGCTGCTGTTCATGGGCTTCGTCCTGGGTTGGGGGTTCGTCGCCTTGCGCCTGGTCTCAGGCGTTGTGCTGGTGCTAGGCGTTTCCATGATCGCCCAGCGCATTTCCCGTCCGGAGCAAGTACCTGAGGCAGCTTTGGACGCCGTGGCCGCTGCGAGTGTAACGGATCAGACAGATTTTCTGACACGCTGGACGCGCACCTTGTGGCAACTGTTCTGGAGCACGATTCCGGTTTATGTCTTGGCGGTGCTGGTGCTGGGCGCAGCGCGGGTCTGGTTGTTCCCCCATGTCGACGGCACCATGGGCAACGGCTTGCTCTGGCTAGTGCCGATGGCGATTGTCGGCATGCTGTTCGTGATTCCGACGGCGGCTGAAATTCCTATCGTGCAGACCATGCTCTCGCTGGGCATGGGGATGGCGCCTGCAGTGGCATTGCTGATGACCTTGCCGAGCGTCAGCCTGCCGTCGCTGCTGATGCTGCGCAAGGACTTTGATGGCAAGGTGTTGGTGGTGGTGGCGTTGCTGACTGTGCTGGTAGGCGTGGTGAGCGGTTTGGTGGGTGCTGCGGTGCTTTAA
- a CDS encoding nucleotidyltransferase domain-containing protein — translation MLKHEGVDELGFILTVRNETVQPEFQALVDDVIATLSSQIGNSIHSIYLYGSIAHGDAVIRSADLDVTIVLFQAASVDEDRLIKSMRRILQDVHPEVVKIDFDIGVLANVTAPHMADSWGYWLKHHCRCIWGTDLASSFALFKPSKAIALAVNGDFDEVLNGYAGQIENASDQIEVQHLKRAAARKLIRATNILRSDSEQSWPQNLNSYVDLFLKSYPAMADSISYFLAEANGTHGIPDEFVKRLRSFSHWLRVQHQ, via the coding sequence GTGTTGAAGCATGAGGGCGTTGACGAACTCGGGTTCATCCTGACTGTGAGGAATGAGACGGTCCAGCCAGAGTTCCAGGCTTTGGTCGACGATGTGATCGCGACGCTAAGTAGCCAAATCGGAAATTCAATCCATAGCATCTATTTGTACGGCAGCATTGCCCATGGCGACGCGGTTATTCGCAGCGCCGATCTTGACGTGACAATAGTGCTGTTTCAGGCGGCGTCAGTCGACGAGGATCGGCTGATCAAATCCATGCGTCGAATTCTGCAAGATGTCCATCCCGAGGTCGTCAAAATAGATTTCGACATAGGCGTTCTGGCAAACGTTACTGCTCCCCATATGGCGGATAGCTGGGGATACTGGCTCAAACATCATTGCCGCTGCATTTGGGGAACCGATCTGGCATCCAGCTTCGCGCTATTCAAGCCGTCCAAAGCGATTGCATTGGCTGTCAATGGCGATTTCGATGAAGTGCTGAATGGCTACGCCGGGCAAATTGAAAACGCGTCCGATCAGATCGAAGTTCAACATTTGAAGCGGGCTGCAGCACGAAAGCTGATTCGAGCGACGAATATCTTACGATCAGACAGCGAACAATCCTGGCCGCAGAATTTGAACAGTTATGTGGATTTATTTTTGAAGTCGTATCCGGCCATGGCGGATTCCATCAGCTATTTTCTAGCTGAAGCGAACGGTACGCATGGTATTCCTGATGAATTTGTTAAGCGCCTGCGTAGCTTCTCTCATTGGCTGCGAGTGCAACATCAATAA
- a CDS encoding LysR family transcriptional regulator, translating into MSFDGHLVGGMAVLSAVVDGGSFVQAAETLAMTPSGVSRAISRLEKRLGIRLFDRTTRSVTLTDEGRRLYQEIAPLLASLEQAADDAAGSAKSVRGRLRVNIDPYFSRLILGPALDRFMTRYPDLQLELFTSNQLGDLVADGVDLALRFGHPASSSLVARKLLQTRVVTVAAPAYLQRHGRPQTPAELDGGQHVCIQFRDSISGRPFPWEFHRGAARITLAGKGRLTVNDAGTLYSVCEAGHGIAQVFELGVERSLQEGRLVELFPDWRDEQFPLYALYPSRHLPPAKVVAFLEFVTALCAA; encoded by the coding sequence ATGAGTTTCGATGGACATCTGGTCGGCGGCATGGCGGTGTTGTCGGCGGTGGTGGATGGTGGCAGTTTCGTGCAAGCCGCCGAGACGCTGGCCATGACGCCCTCTGGCGTCAGCCGCGCGATTAGCCGTCTGGAAAAACGCTTGGGCATCCGCCTGTTCGACCGCACTACGCGCTCGGTCACGCTCACTGACGAAGGGCGTCGTCTGTATCAAGAGATTGCGCCTTTGCTGGCCAGTCTGGAGCAGGCTGCCGATGACGCTGCCGGTAGCGCCAAATCGGTGCGCGGGCGCTTGCGGGTGAATATCGATCCGTATTTCTCCCGCCTCATCCTCGGTCCCGCGCTGGACCGGTTCATGACGCGCTATCCAGATCTGCAACTGGAATTGTTCACCAGCAACCAGCTCGGTGACCTGGTTGCGGATGGCGTCGATCTGGCGTTGCGATTCGGCCATCCGGCCTCGTCGTCGCTGGTCGCCCGGAAGTTGCTGCAGACTCGGGTGGTGACGGTTGCCGCGCCGGCTTATCTGCAACGGCATGGCCGGCCGCAGACGCCGGCTGAACTGGATGGTGGCCAGCACGTTTGCATTCAATTCCGCGATTCTATATCGGGCCGCCCGTTTCCCTGGGAGTTCCATCGCGGCGCCGCACGCATCACGCTCGCCGGCAAAGGCCGGCTCACCGTCAACGATGCCGGAACGCTGTATAGCGTGTGCGAAGCAGGGCACGGGATTGCGCAGGTGTTTGAACTCGGGGTCGAGCGCTCTTTGCAGGAAGGGCGGCTGGTCGAACTGTTCCCGGATTGGCGCGATGAACAGTTCCCTCTGTACGCCTTGTATCCATCGCGTCATTTGCCGCCAGCCAAGGTGGTTGCATTCCTGGAGTTCGTCACGGCCTTGTGCGCCGCTTGA
- a CDS encoding NmrA family NAD(P)-binding protein encodes MYAITGISGQVGGAVARTLLAGEHAVRAVVRNADKSAPWAERGCAVALADMHDAAALQAAFTGVEGVFVLLPPNFAPTPGFPEVRRILTAVQQALAAARPAKVVCLSTIGAQASQPNLLNQLQIMEQELSQLDLPMTFLRPAWFMENSLWDVAPARDSGVIPSFLQPLDKPVPMIATADVGQVAAELLLEQWQGKRIVELEGPERITPNQIAAGFAKLLGKPVRMEAVPRENWRAIFSAQNPADPEPRMQMLDGFNEGWIEFAGTARKGTVRLETVLKDLLAAQAG; translated from the coding sequence ATGTATGCAATCACCGGTATCAGCGGCCAGGTCGGCGGCGCGGTAGCCCGTACTTTATTAGCAGGGGAACATGCCGTACGCGCCGTGGTGCGTAACGCCGACAAGAGTGCGCCTTGGGCAGAACGTGGCTGTGCGGTCGCATTGGCGGATATGCACGATGCAGCGGCGCTGCAAGCGGCGTTCACCGGCGTCGAGGGAGTATTCGTCCTGTTGCCGCCGAACTTTGCGCCCACGCCCGGATTTCCGGAGGTGCGCCGCATCCTGACCGCCGTGCAGCAAGCGCTGGCGGCGGCCCGGCCCGCCAAGGTGGTGTGTCTGTCGACTATCGGGGCTCAGGCAAGCCAGCCAAACTTGCTGAACCAACTGCAAATCATGGAACAGGAATTGAGCCAACTGGACCTTCCCATGACATTCCTGCGACCAGCCTGGTTCATGGAAAACTCCTTGTGGGACGTGGCCCCGGCGCGTGACAGCGGCGTAATCCCGAGCTTTTTGCAACCGCTGGACAAACCGGTGCCGATGATCGCTACTGCCGATGTGGGGCAAGTTGCAGCCGAGTTGCTGCTGGAACAATGGCAGGGCAAGCGCATCGTTGAACTGGAAGGACCGGAACGGATCACGCCAAATCAGATTGCCGCCGGCTTTGCCAAGCTCTTGGGCAAGCCGGTGCGCATGGAAGCGGTGCCGCGTGAAAATTGGCGCGCGATCTTCAGCGCCCAAAATCCTGCAGATCCTGAACCGCGTATGCAAATGCTGGACGGCTTTAATGAGGGCTGGATCGAGTTCGCCGGAACTGCGCGCAAAGGCACGGTAAGGCTGGAGACAGTTTTGAAGGATTTGCTGGCTGCACAAGCCGGATAA
- a CDS encoding DUF1801 domain-containing protein, whose amino-acid sequence MKPIENVAVARTFDTYPQIMRRKLLALRQLIFDTAANAEGVGELEETLRWGEPAYLTSQSKSGTTIRLAWKKSNPTQYGIYFHCQTDLIASFRTAFPDDFKFEGNRCIYFEENDVVPVDVLELCIAAALTYHRHKTGPQAS is encoded by the coding sequence ATGAAGCCGATCGAGAACGTTGCTGTAGCGCGGACCTTTGATACCTATCCACAGATAATGCGGCGCAAACTTTTGGCATTGCGCCAGCTTATTTTCGATACGGCGGCAAATGCGGAAGGCGTTGGCGAACTTGAAGAGACCCTTAGGTGGGGCGAGCCTGCCTATCTCACCAGCCAGAGCAAGAGCGGGACTACGATTCGGCTTGCCTGGAAAAAATCCAACCCAACGCAATACGGGATCTACTTCCACTGCCAGACTGATCTGATTGCTTCGTTTCGTACAGCGTTCCCGGACGATTTCAAGTTCGAAGGAAACCGCTGTATCTACTTCGAAGAAAATGATGTCGTTCCGGTTGACGTACTGGAGCTATGTATCGCTGCGGCGCTTACTTATCATCGGCACAAAACAGGTCCGCAAGCTAGCTGA
- a CDS encoding LysR substrate-binding domain-containing protein produces the protein MRQISFDLDVLRTFTTGIDLGSFAKAADRLGRSTSAVSAQLKKLEEQAGAPIFRKAGRGLALTEAGHTLLGYARRLLELNDETASAVRGVELEGEVRLGLQEDFGEALLSSVLGRFMRAHPKVRIEVCVARSTDLRERVTMGRIDLALLWECVAPTLNGERVADLPLCWIGPVHNSGSWNLPADEQELATAAGAPVSLVLLDAPCLLRDMASNALDAAGIAWRHAFTSASLSALWAASAAGLGLTVRTPIGMPASLRIIDPQEAGLPRLPSIGLSLYRAQTIAGPAVNRLEELLLQAVQEAVKRVTMA, from the coding sequence ATGCGGCAAATCAGCTTTGACCTGGATGTTCTGCGCACCTTCACCACCGGCATCGACCTTGGCAGCTTTGCCAAGGCGGCCGACAGGCTGGGACGTTCTACGTCGGCAGTGAGTGCGCAGTTAAAGAAGCTGGAAGAGCAGGCGGGCGCGCCGATTTTCCGTAAAGCCGGACGCGGCCTGGCGCTGACGGAGGCTGGCCATACCTTGCTGGGTTATGCCCGGCGCTTGCTGGAACTGAACGACGAAACCGCCAGCGCTGTGCGCGGGGTTGAACTTGAAGGGGAGGTCCGGCTGGGTTTGCAGGAAGATTTCGGCGAAGCCTTGCTCTCTTCGGTGCTGGGACGTTTCATGCGCGCCCATCCGAAGGTGCGGATTGAGGTCTGCGTGGCGCGCAGCACGGATTTGCGGGAGCGGGTGACGATGGGTCGTATCGATCTCGCCTTGCTATGGGAATGCGTCGCGCCGACGTTGAATGGCGAAAGGGTCGCGGATCTGCCCTTGTGCTGGATAGGCCCTGTGCACAACAGCGGCAGCTGGAATCTGCCGGCCGACGAGCAGGAGCTGGCGACGGCAGCCGGCGCGCCGGTTTCACTAGTACTGTTGGACGCGCCGTGCTTGCTGCGCGATATGGCGTCGAATGCCCTGGACGCCGCTGGCATCGCCTGGCGTCATGCGTTCACCAGCGCCAGCTTGTCGGCGCTGTGGGCTGCCTCGGCGGCCGGCTTGGGCCTGACAGTGCGCACGCCGATCGGCATGCCTGCCAGCTTGCGCATTATCGATCCGCAAGAAGCGGGCTTGCCGCGCTTGCCGTCGATCGGCTTGTCGTTGTACCGGGCGCAGACGATAGCTGGACCAGCGGTGAATCGCCTGGAGGAATTGCTGTTGCAAGCTGTGCAAGAAGCGGTCAAGCGTGTGACGATGGCGTGA
- a CDS encoding ArsR/SmtB family transcription factor, with protein sequence MSAQPNISSVAFLIADPARAAMLMTLIDGCALPAGELARAAGVTAQTASAHLAKLLNGGLLSCEQQGRHRYYRLMDGQVAEAIERLAAICSATTVRRRPLNRAAQDLRFARCCYDHLAGQLGVAVTQALQEKKFIAAGMDKQYALSAAGNLWFTAIGVDIAALKPTRHGLARQCLDWTERTHHLAGPLGVQLLSALCAAGWLRRIKSSRAIQVTPKGWAGLKTQLGIDENTLAVETTGT encoded by the coding sequence ATGTCAGCGCAACCGAACATATCCTCTGTCGCCTTCCTCATTGCCGATCCGGCGCGCGCCGCCATGCTGATGACTTTGATCGACGGCTGCGCGTTGCCTGCCGGCGAACTGGCGCGAGCGGCCGGTGTGACGGCGCAAACCGCAAGCGCCCATCTGGCCAAGTTGCTCAACGGAGGCTTGCTCAGCTGCGAGCAGCAAGGCCGGCATCGCTATTATCGCTTGATGGATGGACAGGTCGCAGAAGCAATCGAGCGTCTGGCCGCGATCTGTTCTGCGACAACAGTCAGGCGCAGGCCGTTGAACCGCGCAGCACAGGACCTGCGCTTTGCCCGTTGCTGCTACGATCACCTGGCAGGACAACTCGGCGTTGCAGTGACCCAGGCCTTGCAAGAAAAAAAATTCATCGCGGCTGGCATGGACAAGCAGTATGCCTTGTCAGCGGCCGGCAATCTCTGGTTCACGGCAATCGGCGTCGATATCGCCGCGCTCAAACCGACCCGCCACGGGCTCGCCCGCCAATGCCTGGATTGGACCGAACGCACGCATCATCTCGCCGGTCCGCTTGGGGTGCAGTTGCTAAGTGCACTGTGCGCTGCAGGATGGCTGCGGCGCATCAAGTCATCGCGTGCAATCCAGGTCACGCCGAAGGGATGGGCGGGCCTGAAAACGCAGCTCGGTATCGATGAAAATACGCTTGCGGTGGAAACCACCGGCACGTAA
- a CDS encoding saccharopine dehydrogenase family protein — protein MTTKLILLGAGKIGDAILNLLSHTGDYILTVADRDPQRLEYVKQAGFPNVTTILADISHAPTVTKLISGHDVTLSACPYFLTPVIAAAAKAAHSHYFDLTEDVESTRFVKSIADDSTTAFVPQCGLAPGFISIVANDVANRFETLHDVKMRVGALPTFPSNALKYNLTWSTDGLINEYCNPCEAIVDGTLRETSPLEELEHFSLDGIDYEAFNTSGGLGTLCETWQGRIQNLDYKTVRYPGHRDIVKILVRDLQLGKLERRPILKEVLETSIPITKQDVVLTFVSVSGMRDGRLEQETYAKKTYSQYVNGQLLSAIQLTTAAGICAMVDLVVTGVLPQSGFVRQEQATLADFLGNRFGQYYASHVPAHGGFAPASNTDFKQLKAVA, from the coding sequence ATGACTACCAAACTGATACTTCTAGGCGCCGGCAAAATCGGCGATGCCATCCTCAACCTGTTGTCGCATACCGGCGACTATATCCTGACCGTCGCCGACCGCGATCCGCAACGCCTGGAATATGTAAAGCAAGCCGGCTTTCCCAACGTTACGACTATTTTGGCGGACATCTCGCACGCGCCTACCGTGACCAAACTGATCAGCGGCCATGACGTGACCCTGTCGGCCTGCCCTTACTTCTTGACCCCGGTCATCGCAGCAGCGGCAAAGGCGGCGCATTCGCACTATTTCGACCTGACCGAAGATGTCGAAAGCACCCGTTTCGTGAAGTCGATCGCCGATGATTCGACGACTGCCTTTGTACCGCAATGCGGCCTGGCGCCAGGTTTCATTTCAATCGTAGCAAACGATGTGGCGAACCGCTTCGAGACTTTGCATGATGTGAAAATGCGCGTAGGCGCCCTGCCGACCTTCCCAAGCAATGCGCTCAAATACAATCTGACCTGGAGCACCGACGGCCTGATCAATGAGTACTGCAATCCTTGCGAAGCAATTGTCGACGGCACCTTGCGCGAAACCTCACCGCTGGAAGAACTGGAGCATTTCTCGCTGGACGGCATCGATTACGAAGCCTTCAACACCTCGGGCGGCCTCGGCACCTTGTGCGAAACCTGGCAAGGCCGGATCCAGAACCTGGATTACAAGACCGTGCGTTATCCCGGGCATCGCGACATCGTCAAGATCCTGGTGCGCGACCTGCAACTGGGCAAGCTGGAACGTCGTCCGATCCTGAAGGAGGTATTGGAAACGTCGATCCCGATCACCAAGCAAGACGTGGTGTTGACTTTCGTTAGCGTCAGCGGCATGCGCGATGGTCGTCTTGAGCAAGAAACCTATGCCAAGAAGACTTACAGCCAATACGTGAACGGCCAGTTGCTGTCGGCAATCCAGCTGACCACTGCAGCAGGCATTTGCGCGATGGTGGACCTGGTAGTGACAGGCGTGTTGCCGCAAAGCGGTTTCGTGCGTCAGGAACAAGCGACCCTGGCCGATTTCCTGGGTAATCGTTTCGGCCAGTACTATGCCAGCCACGTCCCTGCACATGGCGGCTTTGCACCAGCCAGCAATACCGATTTCAAGCAATTGAAAGCGGTTGCTTAA
- a CDS encoding MFS transporter yields the protein MSQSSALSNNRRHRWKVLGVGVAANASFSAAFSGIPTTAVLIRSGYHLGNAELGLVLGLMGLGIAISELPWGLLTDRWGDRPVLLTGLAATAAALALMALFVAPVAGYVPDLPLLAAGLLVVGLLGGSVNGSSGRAVMTWFGESERGMAMSIRQTAVPLGGATGALILPSLAAHLGFAAVYGVLALFCMVTLFFTWLWLHEPSPTMLDKTPSHASKPLLPGPAPLKDRQLWSIVIAIGILCAPQFAILSFGTVFLHDFSHAGIAAITTAMATLQGGAMIMRVWSGRWTDRNRNRREFLRFCTISVAVAFAALAALVAAAGQLPAVSPLMATLLIVMLVITGVSVSAWHGVAYTELATIAGARNAGTALGMANTSVFVMCFLTPLTIPHILTLASWSGVWLLGSVLAMIALPFFPKPVQATLVCQQVA from the coding sequence ATGTCTCAATCAAGCGCTTTGAGCAATAACCGCCGCCACCGCTGGAAAGTGCTGGGCGTTGGCGTCGCCGCCAACGCCAGTTTTTCAGCCGCTTTCAGTGGCATTCCGACAACTGCCGTCCTGATACGCTCCGGTTACCATTTAGGCAATGCTGAACTGGGCCTGGTATTGGGCCTGATGGGCCTGGGCATCGCGATCAGTGAATTGCCCTGGGGCCTGCTGACCGACCGCTGGGGTGACCGGCCGGTGTTGTTGACCGGCCTTGCCGCCACCGCGGCAGCACTGGCGCTGATGGCGCTTTTCGTCGCGCCGGTCGCCGGCTACGTTCCGGATTTGCCGCTACTCGCCGCCGGCTTGCTGGTGGTCGGCCTGCTGGGCGGCAGCGTCAACGGCTCCAGCGGCCGCGCAGTGATGACCTGGTTCGGCGAAAGCGAACGCGGCATGGCCATGAGCATACGGCAGACCGCCGTGCCGCTGGGCGGCGCCACCGGCGCCCTGATCCTGCCAAGCCTCGCCGCCCATCTCGGCTTTGCCGCGGTGTATGGCGTGCTTGCCCTGTTCTGCATGGTGACCTTGTTTTTCACCTGGCTTTGGCTGCATGAACCCTCTCCAACAATGCTAGATAAAACACCAAGCCACGCAAGCAAACCGCTGCTCCCAGGACCAGCCCCGTTAAAAGATCGCCAGCTGTGGAGTATCGTCATCGCTATCGGCATCCTTTGCGCACCGCAGTTTGCGATACTGTCCTTCGGCACGGTGTTTCTGCACGATTTCAGTCATGCCGGCATCGCCGCCATCACCACCGCCATGGCGACATTGCAAGGCGGCGCGATGATCATGCGAGTCTGGAGCGGCCGCTGGACCGACCGCAACCGTAACCGCCGCGAATTCCTGCGTTTCTGCACCATCTCAGTTGCGGTTGCTTTCGCTGCACTCGCCGCACTAGTAGCGGCAGCTGGCCAGTTGCCTGCGGTTTCTCCGCTCATGGCGACGTTGCTGATCGTGATGCTGGTAATTACCGGCGTTAGCGTGTCTGCCTGGCATGGCGTCGCATATACCGAGCTGGCAACGATAGCCGGCGCCCGCAACGCCGGCACTGCGCTCGGCATGGCGAACACCAGCGTATTTGTCATGTGCTTCCTGACCCCGCTGACGATCCCGCATATCCTGACGCTCGCCAGTTGGTCGGGGGTGTGGTTATTGGGAAGCGTGCTAGCGATGATTGCGCTGCCGTTTTTTCCGAAACCGGTGCAAGCGACGCTGGTTTGCCAGCAGGTTGCTTGA